From one Bradyrhizobium sp. Ash2021 genomic stretch:
- a CDS encoding amidohydrolase family protein encodes MTTEVTATSLFCGPDRGLLEHVVLRHDNGIITSISEAVGAATGPRSFVIPAFVNAHDHARAPTSSFGALGMPLESWILRSALGTPVDPYLTAASALARSARAGCAAMMVHYTRPSGTMPLVDEARAIARAASDVGIRIAFALAVRDQNPVVYGDSEPVLSSLSSDDRKTVEELFVRSPMSPRAYIELTDAIASAIAGPKIDVQLGPAGVQWCSKQLLEAVAENSARTGRRIHMHLLETVYQRAWADEHFPQGIVRYLSDIGFLSERLTLAHCIHARPDEIDLIAASGARIVTNFSSNMHLRSGLAPIAAAHKCGCAIAVGVDGLALDEDDDVLREMRLVQMMHGGLGFKRNWTCPEFFGLAVRNGRRATGAPGTGELVASAPADFVTVDLDRLDRDQILPVDPLDLLFARGNASLLRDVVVDGRLVVSEGRCLGVDLPAIEDELRGIYRANARQLSNFQRAWPPLSAALPNWFEAQLDCR; translated from the coding sequence ATGACGACCGAAGTGACGGCAACCAGCCTGTTCTGTGGCCCTGACCGGGGGCTGCTCGAGCACGTCGTGCTGCGGCACGACAACGGCATCATCACCTCCATCTCGGAAGCCGTGGGAGCCGCGACCGGGCCTCGCTCCTTCGTCATTCCGGCCTTCGTCAACGCCCACGACCATGCGCGGGCGCCCACCTCGTCGTTCGGGGCGCTCGGCATGCCTCTGGAAAGCTGGATCTTGCGGTCCGCGCTGGGCACGCCGGTCGACCCTTACCTCACGGCAGCATCCGCGCTGGCCCGCTCGGCGCGGGCCGGCTGTGCCGCGATGATGGTTCACTATACCCGGCCGAGCGGGACCATGCCGCTGGTGGACGAGGCCAGGGCGATCGCGCGGGCAGCCTCCGACGTCGGTATCCGCATCGCGTTCGCGCTCGCGGTGCGCGACCAGAACCCGGTGGTGTATGGCGATAGCGAACCGGTGCTGTCGAGCCTATCCAGCGATGATCGCAAAACGGTCGAGGAACTGTTCGTCCGATCGCCGATGTCACCCAGGGCCTATATCGAACTGACGGATGCGATCGCCTCCGCGATCGCCGGCCCGAAGATCGATGTGCAGCTTGGCCCCGCCGGTGTGCAGTGGTGTTCGAAACAGTTGCTGGAAGCCGTCGCCGAGAACTCGGCGCGGACCGGCCGGCGCATCCATATGCATTTGCTGGAGACGGTCTATCAGCGCGCCTGGGCCGACGAGCATTTCCCGCAAGGGATCGTTCGCTATCTCAGCGATATCGGATTTCTCTCCGAGCGGCTGACGCTGGCGCATTGCATCCATGCCCGGCCGGACGAAATCGATCTCATCGCGGCATCCGGCGCACGCATCGTCACCAATTTCAGCTCCAACATGCACCTGCGCTCCGGTCTCGCCCCGATCGCCGCCGCGCACAAATGCGGCTGCGCCATCGCGGTCGGCGTCGATGGGCTGGCGCTGGACGAGGACGACGACGTGCTGCGGGAAATGCGGCTGGTGCAGATGATGCACGGCGGCCTCGGCTTCAAGCGGAATTGGACATGTCCGGAGTTCTTCGGTCTCGCGGTTCGCAACGGCCGTCGCGCCACCGGCGCGCCGGGAACCGGCGAGCTTGTCGCGAGCGCGCCGGCCGATTTCGTGACGGTCGATCTCGATCGCCTCGATCGCGATCAGATCCTGCCGGTCGATCCGCTGGATCTCCTGTTTGCGCGAGGCAATGCATCGTTGCTACGCGATGTGGTTGTGGATGGGCGGCTGGTCGTCAGCGAAGGCCGGTGCCTTGGTGTTGATCTCCCGGCAATCGAGGACGAGCTGCGCGGAATCTATCGCGCGAATGCAAGGCAGCTCTCCAATTTTCAACGCGCCTGGCCGCCGCTTTCGGCCGCATTGCCAAACTGGTTCGAAGCGCAGCTGGATTGCCGATAA
- a CDS encoding CoA transferase, with product MGALSHLRIVEIGSAAATSYCARLFADFGATVQKVEPSAGDPLRRAAPLTPKGQSAWFAFLNFNKSSIALDPDDAKAAARLSELIEHCDILIDGRDVDAANCPAFDLAAVKQRHPGLIHLEASWFCGEGPYAQFEATDSTIRALTGLIKLVGPVEGPPMHAPDFQTGILAGLWGFISAASAVLGRMQDGRGRSSRLSIFESSIAVTEYIMFESFSRGDIIRRIGVNRFWPTFPVGIYETRQGWLGVTTVTPAQWRAFCEMLGLPELRDDPALFLGVDRLQHIAAIESKIIPKLKERTAQDWFAEGLRRKIPIVPVPAIADLIADEEKQARGAIVPIMIGDEAGFTAGSMQRLTGTPPRRGGAVPDIGEQMLGRAHAHKTEMPAASPSPGGANRLPLDGIRVIDFSMGWAGPICTRTLADLGADVIKIEAIQYPDWWRGVDRRPAYILEQMYEKSVRYCIMNRNKRGITLDLTRPAGLDLAKQLLVDADLVVDNYSVEVLPKLGLGYEVLSQLNPKLVMMSMSAFGAGSTNRDCRAYGSTLEQGSGLPSVVGDPDGPPVMSHTAFGDAVGGLNGCAAVLTALIHAKLTGKGQFIDLAQIECMMPFAAPWIVAHSIGGEAPTKYGNRHPDFVPHGCFLCSGQDKGQDNWIVVAVSGDAMWPKLARLLGRADWASDETLKTAAGRRNIESEIETAIADWTSSREPEAAMTALQAASIASGVARLPIELLQDPQLHARGFIQEIDRAFIGRHPQPSMPFREGANPFPIRKPPPTLGQHNREILAGLLGLSDAEIEQLTRDGIIGTEMLMEEQLVKEKKRAAG from the coding sequence ATGGGCGCGTTGTCGCATCTGCGGATTGTCGAGATCGGGAGCGCCGCCGCGACGAGCTACTGCGCCCGGCTGTTCGCCGATTTCGGCGCGACCGTTCAAAAGGTCGAACCATCAGCGGGCGATCCGCTTCGCCGCGCCGCGCCGCTGACGCCGAAAGGGCAGAGCGCCTGGTTTGCATTCCTCAATTTCAACAAATCCAGCATCGCGCTCGATCCCGATGATGCGAAAGCCGCGGCGCGCCTGTCGGAACTGATCGAGCACTGCGACATCCTGATCGACGGCCGCGACGTCGACGCGGCGAATTGTCCGGCATTCGACCTTGCCGCCGTCAAGCAACGCCATCCCGGCCTCATTCATCTCGAAGCGAGCTGGTTCTGCGGTGAGGGGCCTTATGCGCAATTCGAGGCGACCGATTCGACCATCCGCGCGCTGACGGGGCTGATAAAGCTGGTCGGACCGGTTGAAGGACCGCCGATGCATGCGCCGGATTTCCAGACCGGCATCCTTGCCGGCCTGTGGGGATTCATATCGGCGGCCTCGGCGGTGCTGGGCCGGATGCAGGACGGGCGCGGACGCAGCAGCCGCCTGAGCATCTTCGAATCCAGCATCGCCGTCACCGAATACATCATGTTCGAGTCGTTTTCGCGCGGCGACATCATCCGCCGGATCGGCGTCAACCGGTTCTGGCCGACTTTTCCGGTCGGCATCTACGAAACCAGACAAGGCTGGCTTGGTGTCACCACCGTGACCCCGGCGCAATGGCGCGCGTTCTGCGAAATGCTGGGCCTGCCTGAGCTGCGCGACGATCCGGCGCTGTTTCTGGGTGTCGACCGGCTCCAGCACATCGCGGCGATCGAAAGCAAGATCATTCCGAAATTGAAGGAACGCACCGCGCAGGATTGGTTCGCCGAAGGCTTGCGGCGAAAGATCCCGATCGTGCCGGTGCCCGCGATTGCCGACCTGATCGCGGACGAAGAGAAGCAGGCGCGCGGCGCGATCGTTCCGATCATGATCGGCGACGAGGCCGGCTTCACTGCCGGCTCGATGCAGCGCCTGACCGGCACGCCGCCGCGCCGTGGCGGCGCGGTTCCCGATATCGGCGAGCAGATGCTTGGCCGCGCCCATGCGCACAAGACAGAGATGCCGGCGGCTTCGCCCAGCCCGGGCGGCGCCAATCGCCTGCCGCTCGACGGCATCCGCGTGATCGATTTCTCGATGGGCTGGGCCGGCCCGATCTGCACCCGAACGCTCGCCGATCTCGGCGCCGATGTGATCAAGATCGAGGCCATTCAATACCCGGACTGGTGGCGCGGCGTCGACCGCCGCCCGGCCTATATTCTCGAGCAGATGTACGAGAAGTCGGTGCGTTACTGCATCATGAACCGCAACAAGCGCGGGATCACGCTCGATTTGACCCGGCCGGCGGGCCTCGATCTGGCAAAGCAGTTGCTCGTCGATGCCGATCTCGTCGTCGACAATTATTCGGTCGAGGTGCTGCCGAAGCTCGGGCTCGGCTATGAGGTACTGAGCCAGCTCAATCCAAAACTCGTGATGATGTCGATGTCGGCCTTTGGCGCCGGCAGCACCAATCGCGATTGCCGCGCCTATGGCTCGACGCTGGAGCAGGGCTCGGGCCTGCCGAGCGTGGTCGGCGACCCCGATGGTCCGCCGGTCATGAGCCACACCGCGTTCGGCGATGCGGTCGGCGGCCTGAACGGCTGCGCCGCGGTCTTGACCGCGCTGATCCACGCCAAATTGACCGGCAAGGGCCAGTTCATCGATCTGGCGCAGATCGAATGCATGATGCCGTTCGCGGCGCCCTGGATCGTGGCGCATTCGATCGGCGGCGAGGCGCCGACAAAATACGGCAACCGTCATCCGGATTTCGTGCCGCATGGCTGCTTCCTATGCTCGGGGCAGGACAAAGGTCAGGACAACTGGATCGTGGTCGCGGTTTCCGGCGATGCGATGTGGCCAAAACTTGCGCGGCTGCTCGGCCGTGCCGACTGGGCGAGCGATGAAACGCTGAAGACGGCTGCCGGCCGGCGCAACATCGAGAGCGAAATCGAGACCGCCATTGCTGACTGGACTTCGTCGCGCGAGCCGGAGGCGGCGATGACAGCGTTGCAGGCGGCGAGTATCGCCTCCGGCGTGGCGCGGCTGCCGATCGAACTGCTGCAGGACCCGCAATTGCATGCGCGCGGCTTCATCCAGGAAATCGACCGCGCCTTTATCGGCAGGCATCCGCAGCCGTCAATGCCGTTCCGCGAAGGCGCCAACCCGTTTCCGATCCGAAAACCGCCGCCGACGCTTGGCCAGCATAATCGCGAAATTCTTGCAGGCCTGCTGGGGCTGTCCGACGCCGAGATCGAGCAATTGACCCGCGACGGCATCATCGGCACCGAGATGCTGATGGAGGAACAGCTGGTGAAAGAGAAGAAGCGGGCGGCGGGCTGA
- a CDS encoding ABC transporter ATP-binding protein has translation MQTAEPAQRRSDAATSGGSPALMSVRGLGIRFKTSHGIWQATRKIDFDIAPGERVGIVGESGCGKTITGLSIARLLPNNLSGLDGSILFDGVDLATCSARAMRAIRGRRIAMIFQEPMSALDPVFTVGHQIAETLRVHTGIAKEEARAKTLDMLRRVGIASPERRIDDYPHQLSGGMRQRVMIAAALICGPQLLIADEPTTALDVTVQAQILQLLRDLSATSNTALMLITHDLGVVAETCTRMITMYAGEVIEDAGVDDALVRPLHPYTSGLLRSLPHLSPRGGKLPSIPGRVPSILDMPNGCRFKARCPHAVEGCEAEQELCDAGDGRKVRCWRFRELELPGALQHLASAPIAAMVSQP, from the coding sequence ATGCAAACGGCGGAGCCGGCACAGCGCAGATCGGACGCGGCCACCTCGGGCGGCTCGCCCGCGCTGATGTCGGTGCGCGGCCTCGGCATCCGCTTCAAGACCTCGCACGGCATCTGGCAGGCGACGCGCAAGATCGACTTCGACATCGCGCCGGGCGAGCGCGTCGGCATTGTCGGCGAAAGCGGCTGCGGCAAGACCATCACCGGCCTGTCGATCGCAAGACTGCTGCCGAATAATCTTTCCGGCCTCGACGGCTCGATCCTGTTCGACGGGGTCGACCTGGCCACCTGCAGCGCGCGCGCGATGCGCGCGATCCGCGGGCGGCGGATTGCGATGATCTTTCAGGAGCCAATGAGCGCGCTCGATCCGGTGTTCACCGTTGGCCACCAGATCGCCGAGACGTTGCGCGTCCACACCGGCATAGCTAAGGAAGAGGCGCGGGCGAAAACCCTGGATATGCTGCGCCGGGTCGGCATTGCCTCGCCGGAGCGGCGCATCGACGATTATCCGCACCAACTCTCGGGCGGCATGCGCCAGCGCGTGATGATCGCCGCTGCCCTGATTTGCGGACCGCAACTGCTGATCGCGGACGAGCCGACCACCGCGCTCGATGTCACCGTGCAGGCGCAGATCCTTCAATTGCTGCGCGACCTCAGCGCGACATCGAACACCGCGCTGATGCTGATCACGCATGACCTCGGTGTCGTCGCCGAGACCTGCACCCGCATGATCACGATGTATGCCGGCGAGGTGATCGAGGATGCCGGGGTCGACGATGCGCTGGTGCGGCCGTTGCATCCCTATACGTCGGGCCTGTTGCGGTCGCTGCCGCATTTGAGCCCGCGCGGCGGCAAGCTGCCGTCGATCCCGGGCCGGGTGCCGTCCATTCTGGATATGCCCAATGGCTGCCGCTTCAAGGCGCGGTGCCCGCACGCGGTGGAAGGTTGCGAGGCCGAGCAGGAACTGTGCGATGCCGGAGACGGCCGCAAGGTGCGCTGTTGGCGTTTTCGCGAGCTCGAACTGCCGGGCGCGTTGCAGCACTTGGCCTCGGCGCCGATCGCGGCGATGGTCAGCCAGCCATGA
- a CDS encoding oligopeptide/dipeptide ABC transporter ATP-binding protein has product MIAQAADIAQDARETAIVSVRDLEVQFQTTDRRATVKAVDGVSFDVRRGETFGIIGESGSGKTTIGRALVFLLKPSAGAILHDGVDPLALPRKQFQSHCRDYQIIFQDPNAALNPRMTILASVLEPLELARAGTRAERLARAREAMDRVGLPQEAGERYPHQLSGGQKQRVVIARALTLRPKLIVCDEVVAALDMSIRGDVLNLFAELQRDLGLTYVFITHDLAVVSHISERVAVMYLGRFVELGPTDKVSERPLHPYTQALMSAEPRPLPSSMRDDHRIVLQGEIPSPIDPPSGCRFRTRCQYAQALCAARTPEWRELMPDHWVACHFADRPNFSPN; this is encoded by the coding sequence ATGATTGCGCAGGCCGCCGACATTGCACAGGACGCCCGAGAGACCGCGATCGTCTCGGTGCGCGATCTCGAGGTGCAATTCCAGACCACCGATCGCCGCGCCACCGTCAAGGCGGTCGATGGCGTCAGCTTCGACGTCCGCCGCGGCGAGACCTTTGGCATCATCGGCGAATCCGGGTCGGGCAAGACCACGATCGGCCGCGCGCTGGTATTTTTGCTTAAGCCCAGCGCCGGCGCCATCCTGCATGACGGCGTCGATCCGCTTGCGTTGCCGCGCAAACAGTTCCAGAGCCACTGCCGCGATTACCAGATCATCTTCCAGGACCCGAACGCCGCGCTGAATCCGCGCATGACGATATTGGCTTCAGTGCTGGAGCCGCTCGAACTGGCGCGCGCCGGCACCAGGGCGGAGCGCCTGGCGCGGGCGCGGGAGGCGATGGACCGCGTCGGCCTGCCGCAGGAAGCCGGCGAGCGCTATCCGCACCAATTGTCCGGCGGCCAGAAGCAGCGCGTGGTGATCGCCCGCGCGCTGACGCTGCGGCCAAAGCTGATCGTCTGCGACGAGGTGGTGGCGGCGCTGGATATGTCGATCCGCGGCGACGTGCTCAATCTGTTCGCCGAATTGCAGCGCGACCTCGGGCTGACCTACGTGTTCATCACCCACGATCTCGCCGTGGTGTCCCATATCAGCGAGCGGGTGGCGGTGATGTATCTCGGCCGCTTCGTCGAGCTTGGCCCGACCGACAAAGTCTCGGAACGGCCGTTGCATCCCTATACGCAGGCGCTGATGTCGGCCGAGCCGCGGCCGTTGCCGTCGTCGATGCGCGACGATCATCGCATCGTGCTGCAGGGCGAAATCCCGAGCCCGATCGATCCGCCGTCGGGATGCCGCTTCCGCACCCGCTGCCAATATGCGCAAGCCCTCTGCGCCGCCCGGACGCCGGAGTGGCGCGAGCTGATGCCCGATCACTGGGTCGCCTGCCATTTTGCCGACCGCCCGAACTTTTCGCCGAACTAA
- a CDS encoding ABC transporter substrate-binding protein, which translates to MTQTRREAMALMTAALAASAFGGRAFAQGTPKRGGILRISAPANPSSLDPATGGAGSDHAFLFTMYDTLTEWDFETLKPKPGLAESWSFTDPTTFVLNIRAGITFHDGTPLDAGAVKFNLERNKSDQKSNIKADLASMASAEVTGPMQVTLKLNTPDAALPGILSDRAGMMVSPAALKASEAGNVARKPVGAGAYAFVSWADGEKIVVKRNEKYWKPNRPYPDGIEFSIIPELTTGARSVTAGQNDLIYQLPPRQKAIIERASSIKVFNGPTLYVFQIFLNWAKPPFDNLKVRQAFNFAIDRETFVKAALAGLAEPAYMNLPKAHWAYDKSVAELYPYDPDKARKLLAEAGFKEGTVIEIGGYTDQDSVQRQEILIEQFRKAGMNVKFVNAPIAEASAAFFGPEKRGSGLLAAWTGRPDPSLTYSLMFTKDAYYNGGRAPVPPELEAAIRESRASEDIEFRRKAFSTVQRLVMENAFVAPLAFQFELVAMNKKVQGYRPNLLGKPKYDDVWLES; encoded by the coding sequence ATGACACAGACACGACGCGAGGCAATGGCGCTGATGACGGCCGCGCTGGCAGCTTCTGCCTTTGGCGGCCGCGCCTTCGCGCAAGGCACGCCGAAGCGCGGCGGCATCTTGCGCATCTCGGCGCCGGCCAATCCGTCCAGCCTCGACCCCGCGACCGGCGGCGCCGGCTCCGATCATGCGTTCCTGTTCACGATGTACGACACGCTGACCGAGTGGGATTTCGAAACGTTGAAGCCGAAGCCGGGCCTCGCCGAAAGCTGGAGTTTTACCGATCCCACCACCTTCGTGCTCAACATCCGCGCCGGCATCACCTTTCATGACGGCACGCCGCTCGACGCCGGAGCGGTCAAATTCAATCTGGAGCGCAACAAGAGCGACCAGAAATCCAACATCAAGGCCGATCTCGCCTCGATGGCCTCGGCCGAAGTCACCGGTCCGATGCAGGTGACGCTGAAGCTCAATACACCCGACGCCGCGCTGCCCGGCATTCTCTCCGACCGCGCCGGCATGATGGTGTCGCCGGCAGCGCTGAAGGCCAGCGAAGCCGGCAATGTCGCGCGCAAGCCGGTCGGCGCCGGCGCCTATGCCTTTGTCAGCTGGGCGGATGGCGAAAAGATCGTGGTCAAGCGCAACGAAAAATACTGGAAGCCCAACCGTCCCTATCCCGACGGCATCGAGTTTTCCATCATTCCGGAACTGACCACCGGCGCACGCTCGGTCACCGCCGGGCAGAACGACCTGATCTATCAGCTGCCGCCGCGCCAGAAGGCGATCATCGAGCGCGCCAGCAGCATCAAGGTCTTCAACGGGCCGACCTTGTATGTGTTCCAGATCTTTCTGAACTGGGCCAAGCCGCCGTTCGACAATTTGAAGGTTCGCCAGGCTTTCAATTTTGCGATCGACCGCGAGACGTTCGTCAAGGCCGCGCTCGCAGGCCTCGCCGAACCCGCTTACATGAACCTGCCGAAAGCGCATTGGGCTTACGACAAATCGGTCGCCGAGCTCTATCCCTATGATCCCGACAAGGCGCGCAAGCTGCTGGCGGAGGCGGGCTTCAAGGAGGGAACGGTGATCGAGATCGGCGGCTATACCGATCAGGATTCGGTGCAGCGCCAGGAAATTTTGATCGAGCAGTTCCGCAAGGCCGGCATGAATGTGAAGTTTGTCAATGCGCCGATCGCGGAAGCCTCCGCCGCGTTCTTCGGGCCGGAGAAGCGCGGCTCCGGCCTGCTCGCGGCCTGGACCGGACGGCCGGACCCGAGCCTGACCTATTCGCTGATGTTCACCAAGGACGCCTATTACAATGGCGGCCGCGCCCCGGTGCCACCGGAGCTTGAGGCCGCGATCAGGGAATCGCGCGCGTCGGAAGATATCGAATTCCGCCGCAAGGCGTTCTCGACGGTGCAGCGGCTGGTGATGGAGAATGCCTTCGTGGCGCCGCTCGCCTTCCAGTTCGAGCTGGTCGCGATGAACAAGAAGGTGCAGGGCTATCGGCCGAACCTGCTCGGCAAGCCGAAATACGACGACGTCTGGCTGGAAAGCTGA
- a CDS encoding ABC transporter permease translates to MARRSPARVIGSRLLQALPVILLATFMVFALLKLVPGDIAVTLAGDNASDTRIAEIKKIYGLDRSFLVQYGAWLGKVTQGDLSQSLLTGEKVATSIGRAFPNTLLIVAIALVLALVTGIPMGVIAAIKPNGWVDKSVSMIASLGVAIPGFWLAMILVAEISLKLNWLPATGAKSFSVSPVEAVRHALLPGIAIAAYGMAEVARQLRGSLLEVLSSQYVRTLHAKGLSMSRILWQHGLKNVSVNLFTIISLLVNRMLAATVVIEAVFAIPGLGSLIVRGAIQRDFPIVQGVVFAMVIVVIAVNLIADLLCAAVDPRIES, encoded by the coding sequence ATGGCGCGACGAAGTCCGGCAAGGGTGATCGGCAGCCGCCTGTTGCAGGCGCTGCCCGTGATCCTGCTCGCGACCTTCATGGTGTTTGCGCTGTTAAAACTCGTACCCGGCGACATCGCGGTGACGCTGGCCGGCGACAACGCGTCCGACACCCGCATCGCCGAGATCAAGAAAATCTACGGGCTCGACCGGTCGTTCCTGGTGCAATATGGCGCCTGGCTCGGAAAAGTCACGCAGGGCGACCTCTCGCAATCGCTGCTGACCGGCGAGAAGGTCGCAACCTCGATCGGGCGCGCGTTTCCCAACACGCTGCTGATCGTGGCGATCGCGCTGGTGCTGGCGCTGGTGACGGGAATCCCGATGGGCGTCATCGCGGCGATCAAGCCCAATGGATGGGTTGACAAATCGGTCAGCATGATCGCTTCCCTCGGCGTCGCGATTCCCGGCTTCTGGCTGGCGATGATTCTGGTCGCCGAAATTTCGCTGAAACTGAACTGGCTGCCGGCCACCGGCGCAAAATCCTTCAGCGTGTCGCCGGTCGAGGCTGTCAGGCACGCGCTGCTGCCCGGCATTGCGATCGCGGCCTATGGCATGGCCGAGGTGGCGCGGCAGTTGCGCGGCTCGCTCTTGGAAGTGCTGTCGTCGCAATATGTGCGCACCCTGCACGCCAAGGGCCTGTCGATGTCGCGCATTCTCTGGCAGCACGGCCTGAAGAATGTCAGCGTCAATCTCTTCACCATCATCAGCCTCCTGGTCAACCGCATGCTGGCGGCGACCGTCGTGATCGAGGCGGTGTTCGCCATTCCCGGCCTCGGCAGCCTGATCGTGCGCGGCGCCATCCAGCGTGACTTTCCGATCGTGCAGGGCGTGGTGTTCGCGATGGTGATCGTCGTCATCGCGGTCAATCTGATCGCGGATCTGCTGTGCGCGGCCGTCGATCCCAGGATCGAGTCATGA
- a CDS encoding ABC transporter permease, whose protein sequence is MTDVALTNRELQARPTRLRRFLRWLATDLRAALAILVLLVLVIVAIGAPWIAPYAPTAQDVNNMLAPPGAAHLLGTDDLGRDIFSRLIYGAPATVYASLLAVTVAVAIGLPVGLIAGFFGGWTDDIISRVIDTFLSFPAIVLAIAVTGALGIGLTNGMIAVGIVMFPALARIVRARTLIVRQELYVDAARGFGAPSWYILWKHVLPNALQPVIVQVTLLLAAALLAEASLSFLGLGIQPPNPSWGAMLARAYQYMEIAPEQMYAPGLAILVVSLAFNALGESLRIVLDPTMKDR, encoded by the coding sequence ATGACAGATGTTGCGCTCACGAACCGGGAACTACAGGCTAGGCCCACCCGCCTGCGCCGCTTCCTGCGCTGGCTCGCCACCGATCTGCGCGCGGCGCTGGCGATCCTCGTGCTGCTGGTGCTCGTGATCGTTGCGATCGGCGCGCCCTGGATCGCGCCCTATGCGCCGACCGCGCAGGACGTCAACAACATGCTGGCGCCGCCGGGTGCGGCCCATCTGCTCGGCACCGACGATCTCGGCCGCGACATCTTTAGCCGGCTGATCTACGGCGCGCCGGCGACGGTGTATGCGAGTCTGCTGGCCGTCACGGTGGCGGTCGCCATCGGCTTGCCGGTCGGCCTGATCGCCGGATTCTTCGGCGGCTGGACCGATGATATCATCAGTCGGGTGATCGACACGTTTTTGTCGTTTCCGGCGATCGTGCTGGCGATCGCGGTCACCGGCGCGCTCGGCATCGGCCTCACCAACGGCATGATCGCGGTCGGTATCGTGATGTTTCCGGCGCTGGCGCGCATCGTCCGCGCCCGCACGCTGATCGTGCGCCAGGAACTCTATGTCGACGCGGCGCGCGGTTTCGGCGCGCCAAGCTGGTACATCCTGTGGAAGCACGTGCTGCCGAATGCGCTGCAGCCGGTGATCGTGCAGGTGACGTTGCTGCTGGCGGCCGCATTGTTGGCTGAAGCCAGCCTCAGCTTCCTCGGCCTCGGCATCCAGCCGCCCAATCCAAGCTGGGGCGCAATGCTGGCCCGCGCCTACCAATATATGGAAATCGCGCCGGAGCAGATGTATGCGCCCGGGCTCGCCATTCTGGTGGTTTCGCTGGCCTTCAACGCGCTCGGAGAATCCTTGCGCATCGTACTCGATCCGACCATGAAGGATCGCTGA